The genomic DNA CCCTTCGAAGTTCCTGCCCTCGCGGCCGCTCACGGGTACTACGCTGTCTCGGGCCGCCCCCAGGCAGTGCTGGTGCACGTCGACGTCGGCACCCAGAATCTCGGAGCGATGGTCCACAACGCCCAGCGCGGGCGTGCTGCCGTCCTGCTCAGTGCGGGGCGGGCTCCCTATACCACTGATCCGGCGATTCGTGGGACACGCGACGGTTACATCCACTGGCTGCAGGAGCAGCTCGACCAGCACGGTATCGTCCGGAACTACGTCAAGTGGGACTACGAGTTACGTCGTGCCGACCAGGTCGGCGAGGTCATCGCGCGCGCCTATCAGATCGCGGAAAGCGATCCAACCGGACCGGTCTATCTCACCCTCCCGCGCGAGGTCCTGATGGAGCGTGTCGAGCGTGTCACGATCCCGGATCCTCGCCGCTTCCCACCGGTACGCCTCGGCGCCGGCGACCCGGATCTCCTGCGCCAGGCAGCCAAAATCCTCGTCGCGGCCGAGCGACCGTTGGTGCTCACCTCGACTACCGGTCGCACACGGGCCGGCTGGGACGGGCTGCTCGAGCTGGCCGAGCTCCTGGCGCTCCCCGTCGTCGAATGGCGCACGCGCGCCAACTTCCCAGCTGACCACCCGCTCCACGCCGGGTACAACTACGGTCTCGAGCACGGGCTGGCCGAAGCCGATGTCGTCTTGATCCTCGACCACGATGTCCCTTATATCCCGACGCGCACACCGCTTCCGGAACAGGCGACGGTTATCCAGATCGACGTCGATCCGGTCAAGGAACGGATTCCGCTCTGGAGTTTCCCAGTCGATCTCCCCATTCGGGCCGATACCGGAGCCGCTCTCCCACTCCTCGCTGCTGCAGCGCGCGAGCGCATCACCGAAGCCGACCGGCGGCGGATCCAGGAACGGAAGGAGCGCATCGCTGCGGCCACCGCAGCCCGGCGTGCCGAGTGGCG from Thermomicrobium sp. 4228-Ro includes the following:
- a CDS encoding thiamine pyrophosphate-requiring protein, producing MAERVDVAPLTGARELYDVEIAEAYVEALLARGVSYLFLNPGTDTFPIQEAVAKRRALGQPTVEVVLCPFEVPALAAAHGYYAVSGRPQAVLVHVDVGTQNLGAMVHNAQRGRAAVLLSAGRAPYTTDPAIRGTRDGYIHWLQEQLDQHGIVRNYVKWDYELRRADQVGEVIARAYQIAESDPTGPVYLTLPREVLMERVERVTIPDPRRFPPVRLGAGDPDLLRQAAKILVAAERPLVLTSTTGRTRAGWDGLLELAELLALPVVEWRTRANFPADHPLHAGYNYGLEHGLAEADVVLILDHDVPYIPTRTPLPEQATVIQIDVDPVKERIPLWSFPVDLPIRADTGAALPLLAAAARERITEADRRRIQERKERIAAATAARRAEWRERAAAQATTRPITVEWLGYCLEEFRRENPDILFIDEAITSQVPLFCQIRPDSFGSWFQSGGSGLGWGLGAAIGAKLAAPDRTVVGLIGDGSFLFGVPEASLWIAQQAKAPILVVVLNNGCYNATRLPLVAAYPAGYSVSTGQFVGIDLAPTPRFDLLARSVDAYGERVEEPDQVLPALRRALAHVRDGQSAVLDVILARP